In a single window of the Streptomyces sp. NBC_00353 genome:
- a CDS encoding RNA polymerase sigma factor, which produces MRAPADPGLRERIRAGDREAFADLYDRYARTVYHHACRLTGDLSAAEDVMSETFLVAWRTREQVDPEGGPLGPWLLGIATNRARNHRRGVGRRLAFLARQPKPKETEDFAEASAERLDHQRELAAVREVLDRLRQPEREVLALCVWAGLDYAQAAAALDVPVGTVRSRLSRARARLRSLAGERLAEDRHSEERRETGREPRRGRGEVEGRAAFVALPNEGGSR; this is translated from the coding sequence CTGAGGGCACCGGCAGACCCCGGCCTACGGGAACGGATCCGCGCGGGCGACCGGGAGGCCTTCGCGGACCTCTACGATCGGTACGCCAGGACCGTCTACCACCACGCCTGCCGCCTCACCGGCGACCTCTCGGCCGCCGAGGACGTCATGTCGGAGACCTTCCTCGTCGCCTGGCGCACCCGCGAGCAGGTCGATCCGGAGGGCGGTCCGCTGGGCCCCTGGCTCCTCGGCATCGCCACCAACAGGGCGCGCAACCACCGGCGCGGGGTCGGCCGCCGCCTCGCGTTCCTGGCCCGGCAGCCGAAGCCGAAGGAGACCGAGGACTTCGCCGAGGCCTCCGCCGAACGCCTGGACCACCAGCGCGAGCTGGCGGCCGTACGCGAGGTGCTCGACCGGCTCCGGCAGCCCGAGCGCGAGGTGCTCGCCCTCTGCGTGTGGGCCGGGCTGGACTACGCCCAGGCGGCGGCCGCGCTGGACGTCCCGGTGGGCACCGTACGCTCCCGGCTCTCCCGGGCCCGGGCCCGGCTGCGCTCTCTGGCGGGCGAACGGCTCGCGGAGGATCGGCATTCGGAGGAGCGGCGGGAAACCGGGCGGGAACCCCGCAGGGGCCGCGGAGAGGTAGAGGGCAGGGCGGCATTCGTCGCCCTGCCCAACGAAGGGGGATCGCGATGA
- the ettA gene encoding energy-dependent translational throttle protein EttA translates to MAEFIYTMRKTRKAHGDKVILDDVTLNFLPGAKIGVVGPNGAGKSTVLKIMAGLEQPSNGDAFLSPGFSVGILMQEPLLDESKTVLENVQAGAAEIMGKLTRFNEVAELMATDYSDALMEEMGKLQEDLDHANAWDLDAQLEQAMDALGCPPGDWPVVNLSGGEKRRVALCKLLIEAPDLLLLDEPTNHLDAESVNWLEQHLSKYAGAVVAVTHDRYFLNNVAEWILELDRGRALPYEGNYSTYLDKKATRLKVEGRKDEKRAKRLKEELEWVRSNAKGRQTKSKARLARYEEMAAEADKMRKLDFEEIQIPPGPRLGSIVVEVNNLSKAFGDKVLIDDLSFTLPRNGIVGVIGPNGAGKTTLFKMIQGLETPDTGAIKVGETVKISYVDQSRANIDPKKTLWAVVSDELDYINVGQVEMPSRAYVSAFGFKGPDQQKPAGVLSGGERNRLNLALTLKEGGNLLLLDEPTNDLDVETLSSLENALLEFPGAAVVISHDRWFLDRVATHILAYEGDSKWYWFEGNFESYEKNKVERLGADAARPHRATYKKLTRG, encoded by the coding sequence TTGGCTGAGTTCATCTACACCATGCGCAAGACGCGCAAGGCGCACGGCGACAAGGTGATCCTCGATGACGTCACCCTGAACTTCCTGCCCGGCGCGAAGATCGGTGTCGTTGGCCCCAACGGTGCCGGTAAGTCCACGGTGCTGAAGATCATGGCGGGCCTGGAGCAGCCGTCCAACGGTGACGCGTTCCTGTCGCCCGGCTTCAGCGTCGGCATCCTCATGCAGGAGCCGCTGCTCGACGAGTCGAAGACCGTGCTGGAGAACGTCCAGGCCGGCGCCGCCGAGATCATGGGCAAGCTCACGCGCTTCAACGAGGTCGCCGAGCTCATGGCGACGGACTACTCGGACGCGCTGATGGAGGAGATGGGCAAGCTCCAGGAGGACCTGGACCACGCCAACGCGTGGGACCTGGACGCCCAGCTGGAGCAGGCCATGGACGCCCTGGGCTGCCCGCCCGGCGACTGGCCGGTCGTCAACCTCTCCGGTGGCGAGAAGCGCCGTGTCGCGCTCTGCAAGCTGCTGATCGAGGCCCCGGACCTGCTCCTCCTCGACGAGCCCACCAACCACCTCGACGCCGAGTCGGTGAACTGGCTGGAGCAGCACCTCTCGAAGTACGCGGGCGCCGTCGTCGCCGTCACGCACGACCGGTACTTCCTGAACAACGTCGCCGAGTGGATCCTCGAGCTGGACCGCGGCCGCGCGCTCCCGTACGAGGGCAACTACTCCACGTACCTCGACAAGAAGGCCACCCGGCTCAAGGTCGAGGGCCGCAAGGACGAGAAGCGCGCCAAGCGGCTCAAGGAAGAGCTGGAGTGGGTCCGCTCCAACGCCAAGGGCCGGCAGACCAAGTCCAAGGCACGTCTCGCCCGGTACGAGGAGATGGCGGCCGAGGCGGACAAGATGCGGAAGCTGGACTTCGAGGAGATCCAGATTCCGCCGGGCCCGCGGCTCGGTTCCATCGTCGTCGAGGTCAACAACCTCTCGAAGGCCTTCGGCGACAAGGTCCTCATCGACGACCTGTCGTTCACGCTGCCGCGCAACGGCATCGTCGGCGTCATCGGTCCGAACGGTGCGGGCAAGACCACGCTGTTCAAGATGATCCAGGGCCTGGAGACGCCGGACACCGGCGCCATCAAGGTCGGCGAGACCGTCAAGATCTCCTACGTCGACCAGAGCCGCGCCAACATCGACCCCAAGAAGACCCTCTGGGCGGTCGTGTCGGACGAGCTCGACTACATCAACGTCGGCCAGGTCGAGATGCCGTCGCGTGCGTACGTCTCCGCGTTCGGCTTCAAGGGCCCGGACCAGCAGAAGCCGGCCGGTGTCCTCTCCGGTGGTGAGCGCAACCGCCTCAACCTGGCGCTGACGCTCAAGGAGGGCGGCAACCTGCTGCTCCTCGACGAGCCCACCAACGACCTCGACGTCGAGACCCTGTCCTCGCTGGAGAACGCACTCCTGGAGTTCCCGGGCGCCGCGGTGGTCATCTCCCACGACCGCTGGTTCCTGGACCGCGTCGCCACGCACATCCTGGCGTACGAGGGCGACTCCAAGTGGTACTGGTTCGAGGGCAACTTCGAGTCGTACGAGAAGAACAAGGTCGAGCGTCTCGGCGCGGACGCGGCCCGCCCGCACCGCGCCACGTACAAGAAGCTCACGCGAGGCTGA
- a CDS encoding HD domain-containing protein, with protein sequence MTEIIAGVEIPETAAVAEATRLIQKMTSPLIYHHSRRVFVFGAIHARRLGLQPNPELLYLSAMFHDTGLLTPFSDVEQRFEVDGADHARKFMLDHGFPTAATDVVWTAIALHTTPGIPGRMGPEIAITNFGVLTDVLGLGLDELDHAQVEEITAVHPRGDFKNEFLQAFVDGLKHRPETTNGTVNADVLEHFVPGFRRTTTVERIIGAPWPS encoded by the coding sequence ATGACCGAGATCATCGCAGGGGTGGAGATTCCTGAAACGGCGGCGGTCGCCGAAGCCACCCGCCTCATTCAGAAGATGACCAGCCCCCTCATCTACCATCACTCCCGGCGCGTTTTCGTCTTCGGTGCCATTCATGCTCGCAGGCTCGGCCTGCAGCCCAACCCGGAGCTGCTCTACCTGTCCGCCATGTTCCACGACACCGGCCTCTTGACGCCCTTTTCCGATGTGGAGCAGCGCTTCGAAGTCGATGGAGCTGACCATGCACGCAAGTTCATGCTCGACCACGGTTTCCCGACGGCCGCCACCGACGTGGTCTGGACAGCTATCGCGCTGCACACGACGCCGGGAATTCCCGGCCGGATGGGCCCGGAGATCGCCATCACGAATTTCGGCGTTCTGACCGACGTGCTCGGCTTGGGTCTGGACGAGCTGGACCACGCCCAGGTGGAAGAGATCACCGCCGTTCATCCGCGGGGCGACTTCAAGAACGAGTTCCTGCAGGCCTTCGTCGACGGACTCAAGCACCGCCCGGAGACCACGAACGGAACCGTGAATGCGGACGTGCTGGAGCACTTTGTTCCCGGCTTCCGTCGCACAACCACGGTCGAGCGCATCATCGGTGCGCCTTGGCCGAGCTGA
- a CDS encoding ABC transporter ATP-binding protein, with amino-acid sequence MTSSTTETTLAELEQRAAARRDRPSYGHDALIACDRLVRIFSADGVEVQALQGLDLLVTEGELMALVGASGSGKSTLMNILAGLDVPTAGSAKVAGCDLLSMGPKERLRYRRDVVGFVWQQTARNLLPYLTAVQNVTLPMQLRGRGRSRERAARAESLLQMLEVADCRDRRPAQMSGGQQQRVAIAVALANNPSVLLADEPTGELDSATGEQVFAAFRRANEELGTTIVIVTHDQAVAGEVRRTVAIRDGRTSSEVLRRTEVDAATGQESQVAREYAMLDRAGRLQLPADYTETLGMEHRVMLELEQDHIGVWPDDQQRG; translated from the coding sequence ATGACGTCGTCGACGACCGAGACCACTCTGGCGGAGCTCGAACAGCGGGCCGCCGCACGCCGCGACCGGCCCTCGTACGGGCACGACGCGCTGATCGCCTGCGATCGCCTGGTCCGCATCTTCAGCGCGGACGGGGTGGAGGTGCAGGCCCTCCAGGGCCTCGATCTGCTGGTCACCGAGGGCGAGTTGATGGCGCTCGTCGGGGCGTCCGGCAGCGGCAAGTCGACCCTGATGAACATTCTGGCGGGCCTCGACGTGCCGACGGCCGGGTCGGCGAAGGTCGCGGGCTGCGATCTGCTGTCGATGGGCCCGAAGGAGCGGCTCCGCTACCGCCGGGACGTCGTCGGGTTCGTCTGGCAGCAGACCGCCCGCAACCTGCTCCCCTACCTCACCGCCGTCCAGAACGTCACGCTGCCCATGCAGCTGCGCGGCCGCGGCCGGAGCCGCGAACGCGCCGCGCGCGCCGAGTCGCTGCTGCAGATGCTGGAGGTCGCGGACTGCCGCGACCGGAGGCCCGCGCAGATGTCCGGCGGCCAGCAGCAGCGGGTGGCGATCGCGGTGGCGCTCGCCAACAATCCCTCGGTGCTGCTCGCCGACGAACCGACCGGCGAGCTGGACTCGGCGACGGGCGAGCAGGTTTTCGCCGCGTTCCGCCGGGCCAACGAGGAGCTGGGCACGACGATCGTGATCGTCACCCACGACCAGGCGGTGGCGGGCGAGGTCCGCCGTACGGTCGCCATCCGCGACGGCCGTACGTCGTCCGAGGTGCTGCGCCGTACGGAGGTGGACGCGGCGACGGGCCAGGAGTCCCAGGTGGCCCGCGAGTACGCGATGCTCGACCGCGCGGGGCGGTTGCAACTGCCCGCCGATTACACGGAGACGCTCGGGATGGAGCACCGAGTGATGCTGGAACTGGAACAGGACCACATCGGGGTGTGGCCGGACGACCAGCAGCGCGGATAG
- a CDS encoding acyl-CoA thioesterase: MARHIYSCPLRWSDMDAFGHVNNVVFLRYLEEARIDFMFRLAPGDGSPSFAGGSVVARHEIDYVRPLVHRHAPVTVESWVTKIGAASLTICYEIKDPDQVYVRASTVVVPYNLAEERPRRISAEEKHFLQEFLAEEPAAA; this comes from the coding sequence TTGGCTCGTCATATCTACAGCTGCCCGCTGCGCTGGTCGGACATGGATGCCTTCGGCCACGTCAACAACGTGGTCTTCCTCCGCTACCTGGAGGAGGCGCGCATCGACTTCATGTTCCGGCTGGCGCCGGGGGACGGCTCGCCGTCCTTCGCGGGCGGGTCCGTCGTGGCCCGGCACGAGATCGACTACGTGCGCCCGCTGGTCCACCGGCATGCGCCGGTGACCGTCGAGTCGTGGGTCACGAAGATAGGTGCCGCGTCGCTGACGATCTGCTACGAGATCAAGGACCCGGACCAGGTGTACGTGCGGGCCTCGACCGTCGTCGTGCCGTACAACCTGGCCGAGGAGCGGCCGCGGCGGATCTCCGCGGAGGAGAAGCACTTCCTCCAGGAGTTCCTGGCCGAGGAGCCCGCCGCCGCATGA
- a CDS encoding Cys-Gln thioester bond-forming surface protein, translating to MFSASSATASASTAGTNPPRRPGISRLAASAVASGLVIAAAFVGAGSAAADEAPQHQGGATAVLDGLKTYDRAVLHTDGKKQELAAGLFEMTVDGGGKLKTYCIDIHNPTQDQAKYLETPWNQTSLGANKNAGRIRWILQHSYPQIDDLAALAEQAGTGPLTEQTAAAGTQVAIWRYSDNADVDASDQQAEKLADWLGEHAEDVAEPKASLALDPAAVSGLSGERLGPVTVHTDAGQVSVTPPADSASGVKVTDKSGKPVTAAANGAELYFDVPAGAADGTASLTVQATTSVPVGRAFAGVTKSQTQILAGSSESTVSATATATWAKKGAIPAITAKKNCAKGGVDVTASNEGDEAFTFELAGAEHTVEAGQSETVTVPVAEDQAYDFTITGPGGFTETFKGVLDCKTTGSGTGGLDTQTADQPAPATAGGSSTGTGGDLAETGSSNATPIIAGIAIAFVVIGGGAVFLLRKRKTASAGQPTEE from the coding sequence GTGTTTTCTGCTTCTTCAGCGACTGCTTCAGCATCCACGGCGGGGACGAACCCTCCACGGAGACCGGGCATCTCCCGGCTGGCTGCATCGGCGGTGGCATCCGGGCTCGTCATAGCCGCCGCCTTCGTCGGCGCAGGCAGCGCGGCCGCCGACGAGGCGCCCCAGCACCAGGGCGGCGCGACTGCCGTCCTGGACGGGTTGAAGACCTACGACCGGGCCGTGCTCCACACGGACGGCAAGAAGCAGGAGCTGGCCGCCGGGCTCTTCGAGATGACCGTCGACGGCGGCGGCAAGCTCAAGACGTACTGCATCGACATTCACAACCCCACCCAGGACCAGGCGAAGTACCTGGAGACCCCCTGGAACCAGACGTCGCTCGGCGCCAACAAGAACGCGGGCAGGATCCGCTGGATCCTGCAGCACTCCTACCCGCAGATCGACGACCTCGCGGCGCTCGCCGAACAGGCCGGCACCGGGCCGCTGACCGAGCAGACCGCGGCGGCGGGCACCCAGGTCGCCATCTGGCGCTACTCGGACAACGCCGATGTCGACGCCTCCGACCAGCAGGCCGAGAAGCTCGCCGACTGGCTGGGAGAGCACGCCGAGGACGTCGCCGAGCCCAAGGCTTCCCTCGCTCTGGACCCGGCAGCGGTCTCCGGCCTGTCCGGCGAGCGGCTCGGGCCGGTCACAGTCCACACCGACGCCGGCCAGGTCTCGGTGACCCCGCCCGCCGACTCCGCCAGCGGCGTCAAGGTCACCGACAAGAGCGGCAAGCCCGTCACCGCCGCCGCCAACGGCGCCGAGCTCTACTTCGACGTCCCGGCGGGTGCCGCCGACGGCACCGCCTCGCTGACCGTGCAGGCCACCACCTCGGTGCCGGTCGGCCGTGCCTTCGCCGGGGTGACCAAGAGCCAGACCCAGATCCTGGCCGGCTCCAGCGAGTCCACGGTGTCCGCGACCGCCACCGCGACCTGGGCCAAGAAGGGCGCAATCCCCGCGATCACCGCGAAGAAGAACTGCGCCAAGGGCGGCGTGGACGTCACCGCGAGCAACGAGGGCGACGAGGCGTTCACCTTCGAGCTGGCCGGTGCCGAGCACACCGTCGAGGCCGGACAGTCCGAGACGGTGACCGTCCCGGTCGCCGAGGACCAGGCGTACGACTTCACGATCACCGGTCCGGGCGGGTTCACCGAGACGTTCAAGGGCGTCCTGGACTGCAAGACCACCGGCAGCGGCACCGGCGGCCTCGACACCCAGACCGCCGACCAGCCCGCCCCGGCCACCGCCGGCGGCAGCTCGACCGGCACCGGGGGCGACCTCGCCGAGACCGGCAGCTCCAACGCCACGCCGATCATCGCGGGCATCGCCATCGCTTTCGTCGTCATCGGCGGCGGCGCGGTCTTCCTCCTCCGCAAGCGGAAGACGGCGTCCGCGGGGCAGCCGACCGAGGAGTAA
- a CDS encoding GlxA family transcriptional regulator — protein MVILVHDGVTLLDVAGPAEVFAEANRFGADYQVVLASPTGTDVTSSVGIRIAVDAAASQSAPDTFLVAGADLYPRSPVARELIEAARTLALRAERVVSICTGAFVLGAAGLLDGKRATTHWKVTQELAARCPASRVEPDAIYVRDGTTYTSAGVTAGIDLALALVEEDHGPDLTRDVARALVVYLQRSGGQSQFSAPLQGPPPRSPAIRRITDLVTADPAGNHSISELAKHLNLSSRHLTRLFHNELSTTPARYVEMIRFDMAKALLDQGHTATQVASLAGFPSYESMRRVFARKMSISPAAYQRRFSTAHRAGTG, from the coding sequence GTGGTGATCCTCGTCCATGACGGGGTCACGCTGCTGGACGTCGCCGGCCCCGCGGAGGTGTTCGCGGAAGCGAACCGGTTCGGTGCCGACTACCAGGTCGTGCTGGCGTCACCGACCGGCACCGACGTCACCTCGTCCGTCGGGATCCGGATCGCGGTCGACGCCGCCGCCTCGCAGTCCGCTCCCGACACCTTCCTGGTGGCCGGCGCGGACCTCTACCCGCGCAGCCCTGTCGCCCGTGAGCTGATCGAGGCCGCGCGGACCCTGGCGCTCCGGGCCGAACGGGTCGTGTCCATCTGCACCGGAGCATTCGTCCTCGGCGCCGCCGGTCTCCTGGACGGCAAGCGTGCGACCACGCACTGGAAGGTCACGCAAGAACTCGCCGCCCGGTGCCCGGCCAGCCGGGTCGAACCTGATGCGATATATGTTCGCGACGGCACCACGTACACCTCGGCGGGCGTGACCGCCGGCATCGACCTGGCGCTGGCACTCGTCGAGGAGGATCACGGCCCTGATCTGACCCGCGATGTCGCCCGCGCCCTGGTGGTCTATTTGCAGCGTTCAGGTGGCCAGTCGCAGTTCTCCGCCCCCCTGCAGGGACCGCCACCCCGATCTCCGGCCATCCGTAGGATCACCGACCTGGTGACGGCTGATCCCGCGGGAAATCACTCAATCAGCGAGCTCGCCAAGCACCTGAATTTGAGCTCTCGGCATCTCACGCGACTCTTTCACAATGAACTGTCCACCACGCCGGCCCGGTACGTGGAGATGATCCGGTTCGACATGGCGAAAGCACTGCTCGACCAGGGGCACACTGCAACGCAGGTGGCATCCCTTGCCGGATTCCCGAGTTACGAGAGCATGCGGAGAGTTTTCGCGAGGAAAATGTCGATCAGCCCCGCCGCCTATCAGCGCCGCTTCAGCACAGCGCACCGCGCCGGCACGGGGTAG
- a CDS encoding CU044_5270 family protein has product MTATTGTDDGRDERAELARLLPPATGFDLPPGRHEHHRERLMNLIDHDADRSENRGQDRGRERAVRADRPARPRLLRPSVLAPVTALALAGALIVGYTAQGGGDPAAGPGAAQADGSASARAGNAQPVALVLNRISDAAAKSDAGPVGDDQFVYVRSQVQDSDLTSGKLVTGPLKEREIWYAQKPGPLKRLGYIREDGDTLPINAELGDTDGTREGLNRPTYRWLAALPTDPQKLLEHLTALTPEHEGEEHAQAVFEQIGYLIGETVLPPETAAALYKAAALIPGVTEAPDAVDALGRHGVGIAREDTRHATRSEWVFDPKGLSFLGSRTFLTKDTEIGEKGALLGARAVLKRSVVDKGGVRPQD; this is encoded by the coding sequence ATGACCGCGACAACGGGTACCGACGACGGCCGGGACGAGCGCGCCGAGCTGGCGCGGCTGCTGCCGCCCGCCACCGGATTCGACCTCCCGCCGGGCCGCCACGAGCACCACAGGGAACGCCTGATGAACCTGATCGACCATGACGCCGACCGCTCCGAGAACCGAGGCCAGGACCGGGGCCGGGAGCGCGCGGTCCGTGCCGACCGCCCCGCCCGCCCGCGCCTCCTGCGCCCGTCCGTCCTGGCCCCGGTCACGGCGCTGGCCCTGGCCGGCGCCCTGATCGTGGGCTACACCGCGCAGGGCGGCGGCGACCCGGCGGCCGGACCGGGGGCGGCACAGGCGGACGGCAGCGCCTCGGCGCGCGCCGGGAACGCCCAGCCGGTCGCCCTGGTGCTGAACCGGATCTCGGACGCGGCGGCGAAGAGCGACGCCGGACCGGTCGGCGACGACCAGTTCGTCTATGTGCGCAGCCAGGTCCAGGACAGCGACCTCACCAGCGGGAAGCTGGTGACGGGACCGCTGAAGGAACGGGAGATCTGGTACGCCCAGAAGCCCGGCCCACTCAAGAGGCTCGGGTACATCCGCGAGGACGGGGATACCCTCCCCATCAACGCCGAGTTGGGGGACACCGACGGCACCCGCGAGGGCCTGAACCGGCCCACCTACCGCTGGCTTGCCGCCCTGCCCACCGACCCGCAGAAGCTGCTCGAGCACCTCACCGCCCTCACCCCTGAGCACGAGGGCGAGGAGCATGCCCAGGCGGTGTTCGAGCAGATCGGGTACCTGATCGGAGAGACCGTGCTGCCGCCGGAGACCGCCGCCGCGCTGTACAAGGCCGCGGCGCTGATCCCCGGGGTGACCGAAGCCCCGGACGCGGTGGACGCGCTGGGCCGCCACGGGGTGGGCATCGCCCGTGAGGACACCCGGCACGCCACCCGCTCGGAGTGGGTCTTCGACCCGAAGGGGCTCTCCTTCCTGGGCTCGCGCACCTTCCTGACGAAGGACACGGAGATCGGCGAGAAGGGCGCCCTGCTCGGAGCCCGCGCCGTACTGAAGCGGTCCGTGGTGGACAAGGGCGGGGTCCGGCCGCAGGACTAG
- a CDS encoding NADP-dependent oxidoreductase, with protein sequence MQAITVRDRDAGVGGLSLTDMPYPHAAENDVIVRVHAAGFTPGELDWPGTWSDRAGRDRTPSVPGHELSGVVAELGYGTTGLTVGQRVFGLADWTRNGSLAEYAAVEARNLAPLPADVGHTVAAALPISGLTAWQGLFDHGRLTTGRTVLIHGAAGGVGSIAVQLAREAGARVIGTGRAADRDTALGLGADTFVDLQNDRLEDIGEVDLVFDVLGGDILERSTALVRAGGTLVTIAMPPRIQPENGRAVFFVVEADRVRLADLVQRVRDGRLKPIVGDVPPLSEAPAAFAPEGRRTRGKTIIQIAED encoded by the coding sequence ATGCAAGCCATCACCGTGCGAGACCGTGACGCGGGTGTAGGCGGGCTCTCCCTCACGGACATGCCCTACCCCCACGCCGCTGAGAACGATGTCATCGTGCGGGTGCATGCCGCGGGGTTCACCCCTGGAGAGCTCGACTGGCCGGGAACCTGGTCCGACCGTGCCGGCCGCGACCGAACGCCGAGTGTGCCCGGGCACGAACTCTCCGGCGTTGTCGCCGAACTGGGCTACGGAACCACGGGCCTGACCGTCGGCCAGCGGGTGTTCGGACTGGCCGACTGGACCCGAAACGGATCACTGGCCGAGTACGCCGCGGTGGAGGCCCGCAATCTCGCTCCGCTTCCGGCGGACGTCGGCCACACGGTGGCCGCCGCCCTGCCGATCTCCGGGCTGACCGCATGGCAGGGCCTGTTCGACCACGGCCGCCTCACCACAGGCCGGACCGTCCTCATCCACGGTGCCGCCGGCGGTGTCGGGTCGATCGCCGTGCAGCTCGCACGCGAGGCGGGCGCCCGAGTGATCGGCACCGGACGGGCCGCCGACAGGGACACAGCACTCGGTCTCGGCGCGGACACCTTCGTGGACCTGCAGAACGACCGGCTCGAAGACATCGGCGAGGTCGACCTCGTGTTCGATGTGCTCGGCGGCGACATCCTCGAACGCTCGACCGCCCTGGTACGCGCCGGTGGCACCCTCGTCACCATCGCCATGCCGCCCAGGATCCAGCCCGAGAACGGTCGGGCCGTCTTCTTCGTCGTCGAAGCCGACCGGGTCCGCCTCGCGGATCTCGTCCAGCGTGTCCGGGACGGACGACTCAAGCCGATCGTCGGGGATGTGCCGCCGCTGTCCGAAGCGCCCGCGGCGTTCGCCCCCGAGGGGCGCCGCACGCGCGGCAAAACGATCATCCAGATCGCGGAGGACTGA